Proteins from one Triticum aestivum cultivar Chinese Spring chromosome 7A, IWGSC CS RefSeq v2.1, whole genome shotgun sequence genomic window:
- the LOC123154414 gene encoding uncharacterized protein: MAVTKTRKAVKRSTCATADAGAGAGASSSMSMAPPPGPGGLNELQQPPLLPPGVYFNPTKADRMGFLNRWIAGDDKMPDARGFILHADMYDNDPYALQRLHPPASAREGKYTWWFLGESKFQSPCSATENKRADRSVRTGGFWRVEQSKEELREEGGRKNCFGFYCVPMKRKTPWLMQEFTSDRDRGDGRRGVPALHKLYVTPRATKEGRREVYGEDGLAARNKKPVPADYFAAAAALMPPGSVRGLRQEHVEPPRPQASELLPSPPPLLDYGDDDDGQYFMDDIMSSVGPLHYDDGEKGQNSMGPANVLGQYQQQQDEDGPEDNFSISMDQLMRILDKPAETTVEGGEPAWDSLPDIVDHDEFVKFNKDA; encoded by the coding sequence ATGGCCGTCACGAAAACGAGAAAAGCAGTCAAGAGATCAACTTGCGCCACCGCCGacgctggagccggagccggagccagcAGCTCCATGTCCATGGCGCCTCCGCCCGGTCCCGGCGGGTTGAACGAGCTCCAGCagccgccgctgctgcctcccGGCGTCTACTTCAACCCGACCAAAGCGGACAGGATGGGGTTCCTCAACCGGTGGATCGCCGGCGACGACAAGATGCCCGACGCGCGGGGGTTCATCCTCCACGCCGACATGTACGACAACGACCCCTACGCGCTGCAGCGGCTGCACCCGCCGGCCAGCGCCCGCGAGGGCAAGTACACGTGGTGGTTCCTCGGCGAGAGCAAGTTCCAGAGCCCGTGCAGCGCGACAGAGAACAAGCGCGCCGACCGCAGCGTCCGGACCGGCGGGTTCTGGCGGGTGGAGCAGAGCAAGGAGGAGCTTCGCGAAGAGGGCGGGCGCAAGAACTGCTTCGGGTTCTACTGCGTCCCGATGAAGCGCAAGACGCCGTGGCTCATGCAGGAGTTCACCAGCGACAGGGACAGGGGCGACGGCAGGAGGGGCGTGCCCGCGCTCCACAAGCTCTACGTCACACCGCGCGCCACCAAAGAGGGCCGGAGGGAAGTCTACGGGGAGGACGGCCTGGCGGCGAGGAACAAGAAACCTGTCCCGGCAGACtatttcgccgccgccgccgcgctgatgCCGCCGGGGAGTGTCCGTGGTCTCCGGCAAGAACACGTTGAGCCGCCACGGCCACAGGCGTCGGAGCTGCTGCCTTCGCCCCCGCCCCTTCTTGAttacggcgacgacgacgatggccaATACTTCATGGATGACATAATGTCGTCGGTGGGTCCTCTTCACTACGACGATGGCGAGAAGGGGCAGAACTCCATGGGGCCAGCCAACGTTCTTGGTCAGTACCAGCAGCAGCAAGATGAGGACGGGCCTGAGGATAATTTCAGCATCTCAATGGACCAACTCATGAGAATACTTGACAAGCCAGCGGAGACGACGGTCGAGGGGGGAGAACCGGCGTGGGACTCGTTGCCGGATATCGTTGATCATGATGAGTTCGTGAAATTCAACAAGGATGCTTAG